In the genome of Staphylococcus durrellii, one region contains:
- a CDS encoding DUF1934 domain-containing protein, with translation MDYNVDIQTKQVVKQLDEKNKFSFKTHGTWSKRNAEFIRYQEVIDDATVKVTIKIEQSGVKIIRKGDINMNLHFVEGEDTFTLYEVGGGRIPLTVRTHSILHFVTDNGGKLKVHYDLWQEEEKMGTYQFEITYKEQSENEHN, from the coding sequence TTGGACTACAATGTGGACATACAAACAAAACAAGTGGTTAAACAATTAGATGAAAAGAATAAGTTTTCATTTAAAACGCATGGAACTTGGTCAAAACGTAATGCTGAATTTATACGTTATCAAGAAGTTATCGATGACGCCACAGTGAAAGTTACAATTAAAATTGAACAATCGGGCGTAAAAATTATACGTAAAGGTGATATTAATATGAATCTTCATTTTGTTGAAGGTGAAGATACTTTTACGTTATATGAAGTAGGTGGCGGACGTATACCATTGACAGTACGCACACACTCTATTTTACATTTTGTAACGGACAATGGTGGAAAATTAAAAGTACATTATGATCTATGGCAAGAGGAAGAAAAAATGGGCACATACCAATTTGAAATTACTTATAAGGAGCAAAGTGAAAATGAACATAATTGA
- the argS gene encoding arginine--tRNA ligase: MNIIDQVKQTLIDEIKNSIEQAQLIDASEMPEVKIETPKDNKNGDYASNIAMVLTKLAKRNPREIAQAIVDNLDTTKAHVKEVAIAGPGFINFYLDNSYLTEVIPEAINKGNDFGHVTPNSKESVLVEFVSANPTGDLHIGHARNAAVGDTLCNLLDAAGYNVTREYYINDAGNQITNLALSIEARYFEALGDTSHEMPKDGYHGKDIINIGKDLAEKQPELKDLPEDERIKTFRQLGVSYEMEKLKKDLVDFNIHYDSWFSETSLYEQNEITEVLNKMADLGYTYEKDGATWLRTTDFKDDKDRVLIKKDGTYTYFLPDIAYHFDKIQRGNDILIDLFGADHHGYINRIKSAMETFGVDSDRLEIQIMQVVRLMQDGQEVKMSKRTGNAITLREIMDEVGVDSARYFLTMRSSDTHFDFDMELAKQESQDNPVYYAQYAHARICSILKQAAERGIKPSADADLSLITNDKAIELLKKVADFEPTIESAASHRAPHRITNYIQDLASHFHKFYNDEKVLTDDEAKTTALVALIEAVKITLHNSLHLVGVQAPESM; encoded by the coding sequence ATGAACATAATTGATCAAGTGAAACAGACACTTATTGATGAAATTAAAAATAGCATCGAACAGGCTCAACTTATTGATGCGAGTGAGATGCCTGAAGTTAAAATTGAAACGCCAAAAGATAATAAAAATGGAGATTATGCTTCAAATATAGCAATGGTTTTAACTAAATTAGCTAAACGTAATCCACGTGAAATTGCACAAGCTATCGTCGATAATTTAGATACAACGAAAGCGCATGTTAAAGAAGTGGCAATCGCAGGCCCCGGTTTTATAAACTTTTATTTAGATAATTCATATTTAACAGAAGTTATTCCTGAAGCAATTAATAAAGGAAACGACTTTGGTCATGTAACGCCTAATAGTAAAGAAAGTGTACTGGTTGAGTTCGTGTCAGCTAACCCCACAGGTGATTTACATATTGGGCATGCGCGTAATGCAGCAGTCGGTGATACTTTATGTAATTTATTAGATGCTGCAGGTTATAACGTAACTAGAGAATATTATATTAATGATGCAGGTAACCAAATTACTAATTTAGCTCTTTCAATAGAAGCACGTTATTTTGAAGCATTAGGCGATACAAGTCACGAAATGCCAAAAGATGGTTATCATGGTAAAGACATCATTAATATTGGTAAAGATTTGGCAGAGAAACAACCAGAACTTAAAGACTTACCAGAAGATGAGCGTATTAAAACGTTTAGACAGCTTGGTGTTTCTTATGAAATGGAAAAATTAAAAAAAGACTTAGTTGATTTTAATATTCACTATGATAGTTGGTTTAGTGAAACCTCTCTTTATGAACAAAACGAAATTACTGAAGTATTAAATAAAATGGCTGATTTAGGTTACACTTATGAAAAAGATGGAGCAACTTGGTTAAGAACTACCGATTTTAAAGATGATAAAGATAGAGTGCTAATTAAAAAAGATGGCACTTACACATACTTTCTACCAGATATTGCTTATCATTTTGACAAAATTCAACGTGGCAACGATATCTTAATAGACTTATTTGGTGCAGACCATCATGGTTATATTAATCGTATTAAATCGGCAATGGAAACATTTGGTGTAGATAGTGACCGTTTAGAAATACAAATTATGCAAGTTGTACGTTTAATGCAAGATGGCCAAGAAGTTAAAATGAGTAAGCGTACAGGTAATGCTATTACGTTGCGTGAAATTATGGACGAAGTGGGCGTAGATTCAGCACGTTACTTCTTAACAATGCGTAGTTCTGATACTCATTTTGATTTTGATATGGAATTGGCTAAACAAGAATCACAAGATAATCCGGTTTATTATGCGCAATATGCACATGCTCGTATTTGTTCAATTTTAAAACAAGCGGCTGAAAGAGGTATCAAACCTTCAGCAGATGCAGATTTATCATTGATTACCAACGATAAAGCAATAGAATTGTTGAAAAAAGTAGCTGACTTTGAACCTACTATTGAGAGTGCAGCAAGCCATAGAGCGCCGCATCGTATTACAAATTATATTCAAGATTTAGCTTCACACTTCCATAAATTTTACAATGATGAAAAAGTGTTAACTGATGATGAAGCTAAAACTACAGCGCTTGTTGCTTTAATAGAAGCTGTAAAAATAACGTTACACAATTCATTACATTTAGTTGGCGTTCAAGCACCAGAATCAATGTAA
- a CDS encoding HAD family hydrolase encodes MDLSNIKAVVFDLEGTLLDRKKSRDKFIEEQYERFHDYLVSIQLADFKNKFIELDDDEDHDKPELYKAIIKDFHVDRLTWKDLFHDFEMHFYRYVFPYYDTLYTLERLTKNDYLTGVIVNGKSKIKQYRLHALGIEHVINYMSTSQTVGYRKPHPKIFENILEKLDTKPEETIYVGDDPLNDVAPARAMGMVSVWFKEEDADIEPLPEEVDYTISTLEELLTILPIGQKGN; translated from the coding sequence ATGGATTTATCAAATATAAAAGCGGTCGTATTTGATTTGGAAGGTACGTTATTAGATAGAAAAAAATCTAGAGATAAGTTCATTGAAGAGCAATATGAACGGTTCCATGACTATTTAGTCAGTATTCAACTTGCAGATTTTAAAAATAAATTTATTGAGCTTGACGATGATGAAGATCATGACAAGCCAGAACTATATAAAGCAATCATTAAAGATTTTCATGTAGATAGATTAACATGGAAAGATTTATTCCATGATTTTGAAATGCATTTTTATCGTTATGTATTTCCGTATTATGATACGTTGTATACGTTAGAACGTTTAACTAAAAATGATTATTTAACAGGCGTCATTGTTAATGGGAAATCAAAAATTAAACAATACCGGTTACATGCATTAGGCATAGAACATGTAATAAATTACATGTCTACATCACAAACAGTCGGCTATAGAAAACCGCATCCTAAGATTTTTGAAAATATATTAGAAAAACTTGATACTAAACCCGAAGAAACAATATACGTAGGTGACGATCCATTAAACGATGTGGCCCCAGCTCGAGCGATGGGCATGGTAAGTGTGTGGTTTAAAGAAGAAGATGCAGACATTGAGCCTCTTCCAGAAGAAGTAGATTATACGATATCGACATTGGAAGAATTATTAACTATTTTACCGATTGGACAGAAGGGAAATTAA
- a CDS encoding FecCD family ABC transporter permease: protein MQHYKALYFWIIILIITFILSIAWGLWGLNYAMAQTILLEVRLPRVIEAFLAGIGLTLAGQMFQTLLNNPLADSFTLGLASGATFGSGLAVILGLGFFFIPLLSMVFSLLTLILVILITTIMSRGYPTRSLILAGIMIGALFNALLYVLIIFNERKMNNIVNYMFGGFSSAEYKEIYYIGLVLILCIIILYSLIPRIKLLQLGEMHAQSLGVKSRNLTYSVLFISSVLTATIVSFVGVIGFIGMVIPQLIRRYYIGHPLGVQMTLNIIIGGTVMVIADWFGGIILQTYQIPASIVLALIGIPVLFYLMVTQTKTVD, encoded by the coding sequence ATGCAGCATTACAAGGCGTTATATTTTTGGATAATCATATTAATAATTACTTTCATTTTAAGTATTGCATGGGGGCTTTGGGGGCTTAACTATGCAATGGCACAAACAATATTATTAGAAGTTAGATTACCTAGAGTGATTGAAGCATTTTTGGCTGGCATTGGTTTAACATTAGCGGGACAGATGTTTCAAACTTTACTTAACAATCCTTTAGCAGATAGCTTTACGTTAGGATTAGCTAGTGGGGCTACTTTTGGCTCTGGTTTAGCCGTTATTTTAGGTTTGGGGTTCTTTTTTATACCACTATTATCTATGGTGTTTAGTTTGCTTACATTAATATTAGTTATATTAATTACGACAATAATGTCTAGAGGATATCCAACAAGATCTCTAATTTTAGCGGGAATCATGATAGGTGCATTATTCAATGCATTACTATATGTATTAATCATCTTCAATGAGCGGAAGATGAATAACATAGTGAATTATATGTTCGGTGGATTTTCTTCAGCGGAATATAAAGAAATATACTATATAGGTCTTGTATTAATTCTGTGCATTATAATATTATATAGTTTAATACCTCGTATAAAACTATTGCAGTTAGGTGAAATGCATGCTCAGTCATTGGGAGTTAAATCTAGAAATCTGACGTATAGCGTATTATTTATTTCCTCGGTGCTTACCGCCACTATCGTTTCATTTGTTGGCGTAATTGGATTTATCGGTATGGTGATACCCCAATTGATTAGAAGATATTACATAGGGCATCCTTTAGGTGTGCAAATGACGCTTAACATTATTATTGGGGGTACGGTGATGGTTATCGCAGATTGGTTTGGTGGCATAATCTTGCAAACCTATCAAATTCCTGCCAGCATTGTACTGGCGTTAATCGGTATTCCAGTATTATTTTATTTAATGGTAACACAAACGAAAACAGTAGATTAA
- a CDS encoding endonuclease III domain-containing protein, translating into MLNVTELYHILYKHMGAQQWWPARTKIEIVLGAILVQNTNWRNAALAIEKLEQHTQLAPDSILQLSDEALQEIIKSSGFFRAKAQTIKSVLTWMAQFDFEYEKIKTYYQDELRTNLLAIKGIGNETTDVLLVYIFEVPVFIPDSYTRRIFYKLGYNVTNNYEQLGKQVSLPANFTAQDANEFHALLDNFGKQYFNKKEQQKLQFLESYFIR; encoded by the coding sequence ATGTTAAATGTAACAGAGTTATATCACATATTATATAAACATATGGGCGCTCAACAATGGTGGCCGGCTAGAACTAAGATAGAAATCGTTTTAGGGGCAATATTAGTACAAAATACAAATTGGAGAAACGCGGCGCTTGCTATAGAAAAATTAGAACAGCACACGCAATTAGCGCCAGATAGTATATTGCAATTATCTGATGAAGCATTACAAGAGATAATTAAATCAAGTGGGTTTTTTAGAGCTAAGGCACAAACTATAAAATCTGTGCTGACATGGATGGCACAATTTGACTTTGAATATGAAAAAATTAAAACATATTATCAAGATGAATTGAGAACTAACTTGTTAGCCATAAAAGGCATTGGTAATGAAACGACGGATGTATTACTCGTTTATATTTTTGAAGTGCCAGTCTTTATTCCAGATAGTTACACACGCAGGATTTTTTATAAATTAGGCTATAATGTCACGAATAATTATGAACAATTAGGTAAACAAGTATCATTACCAGCAAATTTCACTGCTCAAGACGCTAATGAGTTTCACGCTTTATTAGATAATTTTGGTAAGCAATATTTTAATAAAAAAGAACAACAAAAACTGCAATTTTTAGAAAGTTATTTTATTAGATGA
- a CDS encoding MerR family transcriptional regulator: MKKLFTIKEVADVVQISKRTLHYYHDIELVIPNHIENNGHRLYDSANICKLQSIIFLKELGLSLAQSERYFGADVQIKNNMLKASYNNVKQQG; the protein is encoded by the coding sequence TTGAAAAAATTATTTACGATTAAAGAAGTGGCAGATGTCGTGCAAATAAGCAAACGAACATTACATTATTATCATGATATCGAGCTCGTTATACCTAACCATATCGAAAACAATGGTCACCGCTTATATGATTCAGCTAATATTTGCAAATTACAGTCGATTATATTTTTGAAAGAACTGGGGTTGTCGTTAGCACAAAGCGAAAGATATTTCGGAGCGGACGTACAGATCAAAAATAATATGCTAAAAGCAAGCTATAATAATGTGAAACAACAAGGGTAA
- a CDS encoding ABC transporter substrate-binding protein, translated as MKTTKSLLFLIVAVVVLLSACSGGSNDKQSDKSNKSYDRIISLMPSNTEILYKLGLGKKIVGVSTVDDYPKDVKNKKKFNAMKLNKEALLKAKPDLILAHESQKSTDGKVLKSLKKSGVKVVYIKDAQSLKETYASFEQIGKVVHKEKEAHKLVKETRHNVDKVIKSVPKDKPKKKVFMEVSSEPEIYTAGKNTFFNDMLTKLHAKNEFASEEGWKKVSKENIIKKNPDVMISTMGMSEADYKKMVKQRGGFEKTNAVKDNEIKAVNGDQISRPGPRIDDGLKSLRDALYK; from the coding sequence GTGAAAACAACAAAAAGTTTATTATTTTTAATAGTTGCAGTTGTAGTGTTGCTGAGCGCATGTAGTGGCGGAAGTAATGATAAACAAAGTGATAAATCGAACAAATCATACGATAGAATTATTTCATTAATGCCAAGTAACACTGAAATTTTATACAAACTCGGATTAGGTAAAAAAATTGTTGGTGTGTCAACGGTAGATGATTACCCTAAAGACGTCAAAAATAAAAAGAAATTTAACGCTATGAAATTAAATAAAGAAGCTTTACTCAAAGCGAAACCAGATTTAATTTTAGCGCATGAAAGTCAAAAATCTACTGATGGCAAAGTGCTTAAGTCATTGAAAAAAAGTGGCGTAAAAGTCGTTTATATTAAAGATGCACAATCTTTAAAAGAAACTTATGCGTCGTTTGAACAAATAGGTAAAGTCGTACATAAAGAAAAAGAAGCACATAAATTAGTTAAAGAAACACGTCACAATGTTGATAAAGTTATAAAATCAGTACCTAAAGATAAACCTAAGAAAAAAGTGTTTATGGAAGTTTCTTCAGAACCTGAAATTTATACTGCGGGTAAAAATACGTTCTTTAATGATATGTTAACAAAATTACATGCAAAAAATGAGTTTGCATCCGAAGAAGGATGGAAAAAAGTAAGTAAGGAAAACATTATTAAAAAGAACCCTGATGTGATGATTTCGACAATGGGTATGAGCGAAGCAGATTACAAAAAAATGGTAAAACAACGTGGTGGTTTTGAAAAAACAAATGCAGTTAAAGATAATGAAATTAAAGCTGTAAATGGCGACCAAATATCGCGCCCAGGACCTCGAATTGATGATGGTTTAAAATCTTTACGTGATGCGCTATATAAATAA